Below is a window of Microtus ochrogaster isolate Prairie Vole_2 chromosome 5, MicOch1.0, whole genome shotgun sequence DNA.
TAGAGCCTGCTTTCTGTTGATATATGCACTATTATAGTGCTGAATAGTTTTCAATAATAAGACTTATGCAATATACctattgtataatattttattacaattgCTACACTTATAGAAttgatagtattttttttaatcatttgctAATTGAagaaaaagactttctaaaaatCATTAAGGTAATAAAGAAACATTGCAGAAATTTATGCATCTTAATAAAGTTATGTTTGACTTGTATAAGCACAGAATACATGTAAGCATAAGCAACCAAAAAAAAGGCTTCGGAAATTTTCACCAGGTGATGTAGGGTGTTATCTTAATAAACTCTGGTTATACAAAAGAAAAGCACTTTTCCTTGATGGGAAGGTGAAAATCCACTTCTACCTTTGGTACATTTCTTCCAAACATCCATGTGCTAACAATAGTCTCACATCTAATGTTATTAACTCCTGTATGTAGGCTACATCTTCCAACGACTTGCAGAAGTTATATTGTGTTGCTAATGAAAATCATTCTTTGTTGAGTCAAAACTTACcttttgaattaattttcttaGGGAAATTTTGACATCATTATTTCTCAAGCTGTAGATCATGGGATTCAACATAGGCACAACAATGGtataaaacacagatgacaatTTACTTTGCCCCAGGGAGCTGCCTGATGATGGCTGAAGATACATGAAAGCTGTGGAACCATAGAAAATAGCAACAGCCAAgatgtgggagctgcaggtgctgAAGGCCTTGCGTCTTCCCCCAGTGGACTGAATGTGGAAAATGCTGACAATGATGAAGATGTACGAGCTAAGAATGGTCACAGCTGGTATAAGAATGTTAAATGAACCAAGGGACCATAATAGTACTTCATTGATAAAAGTACTGGAACAGGAGAGCTCCAgtaatggaaaaaaatcacagaagtaATGCCTTATTAGATTAGACTTACAGAAAACCAATCTTATCATGAAGAAGGCCGAAGCTGTGGCACTAAAGAATCCCATACCATATACCCCAGCAATCATCCACAAACAGACTTGATAGGACATGGTTAcattgtaaagcaaaggattagagatagccacatagcggtcatatgcCATTACAGCCAACATGTGACATTCTGCAACAGCAAAAGCACCAAAGAAGTAGAATTGAGCCATGCATTCTGAATAGGAAATGACATTCTTCTCTGTTACAAAGTTCACCAGCATTTTGGGAATAATTATAGTCGACTGACAAAAGTCAATAAATGACAGACTGCTGAGTAAATAATACATGGGTGTGTGAAGCTGAGAGCTAAACATAATCAAGATGATCATTCCTAGATTTCCCACAACTGTATCCAGATAGACTCCTAGAAAGATGAGGAATAGGGGCAATTGGAGTTCTGGAATATCTGTTAATCCTTCAAGGATGAATTCAATCACTTTGGTTTGATTTACTTCTTCCATTCTCTTCTGGAAACTTGATGTAAGAAGAAAATGTTATACAGAGGAAAAATTTGAGTATCAATTCTCCTATCATTCAGTGACTTTTGAAACATAATTCAAATATTTCCAGGTATCTCCAGTCAGCTGCCATCCACTTTTCAATCTAAGCAGTCAGAGATTTTGCAGTTCTGGAAAAAGGAGGTATgcaaagaaataatcaaacagattATTACAAACTTGTGACTTTGTAATAAGAACTATGTGTACTGGTACCCATATCCTACCATATGCAAACCATACTAGCAAGCCTTAGAGTGTTTCAAGTTTTTGCCATGTCTTAGTAATGGTACCTCTTATtattagaaaatgtttcaaatgtgATAAAGTAAAAACTTCATTAAAAGACACCAATAGCCAAACTCATATTTACAGAGGATAAATTTAAGTATTGGTGATAACTCTTCAGAGTAGTTTTGTGTCATTCCTAATTATCTGTGAAATATCAACACATTGGCaactatataaaatgataaaatgcttTGCATTTTTGTAATgatttcatgtgtatatgtgtgtgacttCCTGTGATTTATTTTAAGCAGTAAATTATCTTCTCAACTTTATAGGAACTAGACAATGAGAGCACAGCTGGTGTTATCTCTAGGCTAACATCTAGCTTGCAAGGCTTTAGGGAACTTCCTTTTGAAGAGTCACTATTATTTTGTAAAGTCATAGTGTCCCTCTCTTTTTATAGTGGGATTCTTCCCAAAATATCCCAACCATGTATAAATCATTCATTGAGCATAACTTCTTCCTGTACTGCCAATTGAATGATCAGATCCCACACTGTGGGACGGAGATATGAAACCCTTCACTCAGTCAAACCCTTTTTTCCATACTCAAATCTAAATAAAGCTAGCCTGCCTCAAATATCCTTTATGGCAGGACATCAAACTAGCAGAGGAACCTTGCAAACAGACCacagattggggga
It encodes the following:
- the LOC101985009 gene encoding olfactory receptor 150-like, translated to MEEVNQTKVIEFILEGLTDIPELQLPLFLIFLGVYLDTVVGNLGMIILIMFSSQLHTPMYYLLSSLSFIDFCQSTIIIPKMLVNFVTEKNVISYSECMAQFYFFGAFAVAECHMLAVMAYDRYVAISNPLLYNVTMSYQVCLWMIAGVYGMGFFSATASAFFMIRLVFCKSNLIRHYFCDFFPLLELSCSSTFINEVLLWSLGSFNILIPAVTILSSYIFIIVSIFHIQSTGGRRKAFSTCSSHILAVAIFYGSTAFMYLQPSSGSSLGQSKLSSVFYTIVVPMLNPMIYSLRNNDVKISLRKLIQKVSFDSTKNDFH